The following coding sequences lie in one Gemmatimonadota bacterium genomic window:
- a CDS encoding (2Fe-2S)-binding protein, whose amino-acid sequence MSDSDVTVSVDGVPRRVPAEATVAAALLQLGITTFRRDLTGRPRGPVCGMGTCFECRVTIDGQHDLRACLVPVREGMRVETGT is encoded by the coding sequence GTGAGCGACAGCGATGTCACGGTCTCGGTCGACGGCGTACCGCGCCGGGTACCCGCGGAGGCGACCGTCGCCGCGGCGTTGCTGCAGCTCGGCATCACCACTTTTCGACGGGACCTCACCGGTCGACCGCGAGGACCCGTGTGCGGCATGGGCACCTGCTTCGAATGCCGGGTGACGATCGACGGGCAACACGATCTGCGCGCCTGCCTGGTACCGGTGCGAGAGGGCATGCGCGTGGAGACCGGAACGTGA
- a CDS encoding proline racemase family protein — MKSHAPIEVVDSHTEGEPTRVVLSGWPEPAGRTVAERRDTMRLHQDQLRRAVVLEPRGHDAIVGALLVPAERAGAATGVVFFNDAGYLGMCGHGLIGVVRTLDHLGRIGPGPVEVDTPVGPVSAVLGIDGTVTIRNVPAYVHRQGLTLDVPGLGSITGDVAWGGNWFFLTTWPAVALELANRATLMDVTIRIRAALAAAGLTGADRELVDHVELFGAPTRPDADSRNFVLCPGAAYDRSPCGTGTSAKMAALFAKGELALGQQWRQESIVGSRFVGWLEREGDLLIPFIQGRAYVTGRTTLLFDNDDPFRFGLA, encoded by the coding sequence GTGAAATCCCACGCGCCGATCGAGGTCGTCGACTCGCACACCGAGGGTGAACCAACACGCGTGGTGCTGAGTGGCTGGCCCGAACCGGCTGGCCGGACCGTGGCGGAGCGCCGCGATACAATGCGCCTGCATCAGGATCAGTTGCGTCGTGCTGTCGTGCTCGAGCCGCGCGGCCACGACGCCATAGTCGGTGCCTTGCTGGTTCCTGCCGAGCGCGCAGGGGCGGCGACCGGCGTGGTGTTCTTCAATGACGCCGGCTATCTCGGTATGTGCGGCCACGGCCTCATCGGCGTCGTGCGCACGCTGGATCACCTTGGCCGGATCGGGCCGGGTCCGGTAGAAGTCGACACGCCAGTAGGCCCCGTCAGTGCGGTGCTCGGCATCGACGGTACGGTGACGATCCGCAATGTGCCGGCGTACGTGCATCGTCAGGGGCTCACCCTCGATGTCCCTGGACTCGGCTCGATCACCGGTGATGTCGCCTGGGGCGGCAACTGGTTCTTCCTGACCACGTGGCCAGCTGTGGCACTCGAGCTGGCGAATCGCGCGACGCTGATGGACGTCACGATCAGGATTCGGGCGGCGCTCGCTGCCGCCGGCCTGACTGGTGCCGACCGTGAGCTGGTGGACCACGTCGAGCTTTTCGGCGCACCGACTCGGCCCGACGCCGATTCGCGCAACTTCGTGCTCTGTCCAGGTGCGGCGTACGACCGCTCCCCGTGCGGCACCGGAACCTCGGCGAAGATGGCCGCGCTGTTCGCGAAGGGAGAGCTCGCACTCGGTCAGCAGTGGCGGCAGGAGAGCATCGTCGGTTCCCGTTTCGTCGGCTGGCTGGAGCGAGAGGGCGATCTCCTGATCCCTTTCATTCAGGGTCGCGCGTATGTCACGGGCCGCACCACGCTGCTCTTCGACAACGACGATCCCTTCCGCTTCGGGCTCGCATGA
- a CDS encoding alkaline phosphatase family protein: MLHRYATMVAISLLAISLPLAAQRTVARPATAKPIRLVVAIAVDQMRPDYLDRFRGDFRGGFAMLLRDGVFFRNGEQDHGVTETAPGHATMMTGRTPAHVGIVYNDLGVPDLTTPLIRSTATGASPRRMLGSTLFDWMLAHDSATRVLSVSRKDRGAILPVGRAKVPVFWFSKGIFTTSRWYADTLPSWVTAWDARDPVGRLRGSAWTLERDPASYPEPDDRPFEVNGADRLFPHLLSTDSATAIVEIEKRPAMDSLTLDFAFTGVKQMRLGTRDGADFLSLSLSTTDAIGHRWGPGSREIHDQLLKLDRYLGAFFDSLATIVPPGQMIVSLTADHGVTEYPEAGVGGRVALAPFARMLNTWARTRWRIDIGAGVETGLIYGDRPALASRGVNVDSLDDVLAAEVRKMPGVRRVFTNRSLAAARSNDRDASYWRSNLPPGFGWFVVAVVDEHFIFGSNKAETSHGTLNTDDMRVPILFRVPGVAPRRVERIIRTVDIAPTLAQVLGVRPTERLDGVPLPELFGRRPTR; encoded by the coding sequence ATGTTGCACCGCTACGCCACCATGGTGGCGATCAGCCTGCTCGCGATCAGCCTGCCACTCGCCGCCCAGCGGACGGTCGCCAGGCCTGCGACGGCCAAGCCGATCCGGCTTGTCGTGGCGATTGCTGTCGACCAGATGCGCCCCGACTATCTCGACCGCTTTCGTGGCGATTTTCGTGGCGGCTTCGCGATGCTGCTTCGCGACGGCGTCTTCTTCCGGAATGGTGAGCAGGATCACGGTGTGACCGAAACGGCCCCGGGGCACGCCACGATGATGACGGGCCGGACACCTGCCCATGTCGGCATCGTCTACAATGATCTCGGCGTCCCCGACCTGACCACGCCACTGATCCGCAGTACCGCCACGGGTGCTTCGCCGCGACGCATGCTCGGCTCGACCCTCTTTGACTGGATGCTGGCGCACGACTCGGCGACGCGCGTCCTCTCCGTCTCGAGAAAGGATCGCGGTGCGATCCTGCCGGTTGGCCGGGCCAAGGTCCCCGTCTTCTGGTTCTCCAAGGGAATCTTCACCACCAGTCGCTGGTACGCCGACACGCTGCCATCCTGGGTCACGGCCTGGGATGCGCGTGATCCGGTCGGTCGCTTGCGTGGCAGCGCGTGGACCCTCGAGCGCGATCCGGCGAGCTATCCCGAGCCAGACGATCGACCCTTCGAAGTCAATGGCGCCGACCGACTCTTCCCTCATCTGTTGTCGACGGACTCTGCCACCGCGATCGTCGAGATCGAGAAGCGTCCGGCGATGGACTCCCTCACGCTGGATTTTGCTTTCACCGGCGTGAAGCAGATGCGGCTCGGCACCCGCGACGGCGCCGACTTCCTGAGTCTCTCGCTCTCGACGACCGACGCGATCGGCCATCGCTGGGGCCCGGGCTCGCGCGAGATCCACGATCAGCTGCTCAAGCTCGATCGCTACCTCGGCGCGTTCTTCGATTCCCTTGCGACCATTGTGCCGCCCGGTCAGATGATCGTGTCACTCACGGCGGACCACGGTGTCACGGAGTACCCCGAGGCTGGGGTCGGGGGCCGTGTGGCGCTCGCGCCATTCGCGCGCATGCTCAACACCTGGGCGCGCACGCGCTGGCGGATCGACATCGGCGCCGGTGTCGAGACCGGGCTGATCTACGGCGATCGCCCCGCGCTCGCGAGCCGCGGCGTTAACGTCGACTCCCTCGATGACGTCCTGGCTGCCGAGGTGAGGAAAATGCCGGGTGTGCGGCGGGTCTTCACGAACCGCTCGCTTGCCGCGGCCCGATCAAACGACCGGGATGCGTCGTACTGGCGGAGCAACCTGCCGCCGGGCTTTGGCTGGTTTGTGGTGGCCGTGGTCGACGAACACTTTATCTTCGGATCCAACAAGGCCGAGACCTCGCACGGCACCCTCAACACTGATGATATGCGAGTACCGATTCTCTTCCGTGTTCCCGGCGTCGCGCCGCGGCGCGTGGAACGGATCATTCGTACCGTAGATATTGCCCCCACGCTGGCGCAGGTGCTTGGAGTCCGACCGACGGAACGCCTCGATGGCGTGCCGCTTCCTGAACTATTCGGCCGACGGCCGACGAGGTAA
- a CDS encoding GntR family transcriptional regulator: MPLLRRTLTDAAVEALRTRLLSGEWPAGAPLRQEALAAELGVSRIPLREALRQLEAEGLVALQAHRGAVVAPLAVAEAAELFELRALIEADLARRAVPRLTTSDDTALRHHAAAFECAVATGDVSAWGDANRAFHFALYAPAQRPRTLETVARLHAQSDRFLRLQLTLTRGTSRAVREHRAIAAAARARDTTRVVRLLREHILSAGRALADTLEHHRPPEKSA, translated from the coding sequence ATGCCACTCCTCCGACGCACCCTCACCGACGCCGCTGTCGAGGCGCTCCGCACCCGGCTCCTGTCCGGAGAATGGCCCGCCGGGGCGCCGCTCCGCCAGGAGGCGCTCGCCGCCGAGCTGGGGGTGAGTCGGATCCCGCTGCGCGAAGCGCTACGCCAGCTCGAGGCGGAGGGGCTTGTCGCGCTTCAAGCGCATCGGGGCGCCGTGGTGGCCCCCCTGGCGGTGGCCGAGGCGGCCGAACTCTTTGAGCTGCGGGCGCTGATCGAGGCCGATCTTGCACGCCGTGCGGTGCCGCGCCTCACCACCTCCGATGACACCGCGCTGCGCCATCACGCCGCCGCGTTCGAATGCGCGGTGGCCACGGGCGACGTGAGCGCGTGGGGCGATGCGAACCGGGCATTCCATTTCGCACTCTATGCGCCGGCGCAACGACCGCGCACGCTCGAAACTGTTGCCCGCCTCCACGCACAGTCCGACCGATTCCTGCGCCTCCAACTCACACTCACTCGCGGGACCTCGCGCGCCGTTCGTGAACACCGGGCGATCGCGGCCGCCGCGCGCGCTCGCGATACCACCCGGGTCGTGCGGTTGTTGCGCGAGCACATCCTCAGCGCCGGGCGCGCGCTCGCGGACACCCTCGAACATCACCGTCCGCCGGAGAAATCCGCATGA
- a CDS encoding dihydrodipicolinate synthase family protein: MTPADWRGVFPAITTPFGPDGAVDHEFLAGHVRRLLASGCRGLVPLGSLGEAATLTAAEKVAVLRTCVAATGGKVPVVAGVSALGTDEAVTLARAAADAGCRGLMVLPPYVYQGDWPEMRSYVSAIIKATPLSCMLYNNPIAYGTDFLPEQVRILCEHANLHAVKESSGDIRRITALRALLGDRLALFVGLDDAILEGVAAGAQGWIAGLVNALPDESVLLFEHAVAGRTSEARALYDWFLPLLRLDTVPKFVQLIKLVQQEVGLGNERVRAPRMVISGVEREMVLGLIGERLAHRPAVA; encoded by the coding sequence ATGACTCCCGCCGACTGGCGCGGCGTATTCCCCGCCATCACGACGCCGTTCGGACCCGACGGCGCCGTGGACCACGAATTTCTCGCCGGCCACGTCCGCCGTCTCCTCGCCTCGGGGTGTCGCGGCCTGGTGCCCCTCGGCTCGCTCGGTGAAGCAGCCACGCTCACCGCGGCCGAGAAGGTGGCCGTGCTGCGGACTTGCGTCGCTGCCACCGGCGGCAAGGTACCTGTGGTCGCAGGCGTCTCGGCGCTGGGCACCGATGAAGCCGTGACGCTCGCGCGCGCTGCTGCGGATGCGGGCTGCCGCGGGCTGATGGTGTTGCCGCCCTACGTCTATCAGGGCGACTGGCCCGAGATGCGGAGCTACGTGAGCGCCATCATCAAGGCGACGCCGCTCTCCTGCATGCTCTACAACAATCCGATCGCCTACGGCACCGATTTCCTGCCGGAACAGGTGCGCATCCTGTGCGAGCACGCCAACCTGCACGCCGTAAAGGAGTCGAGTGGCGACATCCGCCGGATCACGGCGTTGCGCGCGTTGCTCGGTGATCGTCTCGCGCTCTTCGTCGGACTCGACGACGCGATCCTTGAAGGCGTTGCCGCCGGGGCCCAGGGGTGGATCGCTGGTCTGGTCAACGCACTGCCGGATGAATCGGTGTTGCTGTTCGAGCACGCGGTCGCCGGTCGCACGAGCGAGGCGCGCGCCCTCTACGACTGGTTCCTGCCGCTGCTTCGTCTCGACACGGTGCCGAAGTTCGTTCAGCTCATCAAGCTGGTGCAGCAGGAGGTCGGGCTCGGCAACGAACGAGTGCGCGCGCCCCGGATGGTGATCTCCGGCGTCGAGCGCGAGATGGTCCTGGGCCTCATCGGCGAGCGGCTGGCCCACCGGCCGGCGGTCGCGTGA
- a CDS encoding aldehyde dehydrogenase family protein, giving the protein MTDILPHLIAGAFRPASTSDYRDRFDPSAPSLLIARAPVANAGDVAAATAAAAEAFPGWRGTSGPARAEALYRWGEAIAARSDELARAITREVGKPIGEARGEVARAVVICRYYAGEAVREVGEVIPAQAADALQFTLRDPVGPVALITPWNFPVAIPLWKAAPALAFGNTVVLKPSELASGVAHLLAETALAAGIPAGVFNVIHGDGSSGEALLRSPAIRAASFTGSQAVGARVAAIGAERNIRIQTEMGGKNVVIVSRTADLQKAAVLTAAGAMRYAGQKCTATSRVIVEDAVEAEFLSLLAAAVGALPLGPVDDLASAVGPLISAESRARIEQALADSPAELLFGGVLPEAPQYQQGHWFAPRAVRLDRSDHPLARRELFGPVLGVLSAHDLDHAVALANDTPFGLSASLFTRDLASALSYVRRIEVGLVRVNGDTTGVDPHAPFGGMKSSSSGSREQGRAARDFYTETRTVQIHP; this is encoded by the coding sequence ATGACTGATATCCTCCCGCACCTCATTGCCGGGGCGTTCCGCCCGGCCTCGACCTCGGACTACCGCGACCGGTTCGATCCTTCCGCGCCCAGCCTGCTCATCGCGCGCGCGCCCGTGGCCAACGCCGGCGACGTTGCCGCTGCGACGGCCGCCGCTGCCGAGGCATTTCCCGGCTGGCGTGGCACGTCCGGGCCCGCGCGCGCCGAGGCGCTCTACCGCTGGGGTGAAGCGATTGCGGCGCGTTCGGATGAACTCGCGCGCGCCATCACACGTGAGGTGGGGAAGCCGATCGGCGAAGCCCGCGGCGAGGTCGCGCGTGCGGTGGTGATCTGTCGCTACTACGCTGGTGAAGCGGTGCGCGAGGTCGGTGAGGTGATTCCGGCTCAGGCCGCCGATGCACTGCAGTTCACCCTGCGGGACCCGGTCGGCCCCGTCGCGCTGATCACGCCCTGGAACTTTCCCGTTGCAATCCCACTCTGGAAAGCGGCACCGGCGCTGGCCTTCGGCAACACCGTGGTCCTGAAGCCATCGGAGCTTGCCTCGGGGGTGGCGCATCTCCTCGCCGAGACCGCGCTCGCCGCCGGGATCCCTGCCGGCGTGTTCAATGTCATTCACGGCGATGGCTCGAGCGGCGAGGCGCTACTCCGGAGCCCGGCCATTCGTGCCGCCTCGTTCACCGGCTCGCAGGCGGTGGGTGCCCGCGTCGCGGCGATCGGTGCTGAACGAAATATCCGCATCCAGACCGAGATGGGCGGCAAGAATGTCGTCATCGTGTCGCGCACCGCGGACCTGCAGAAGGCCGCCGTGCTCACCGCGGCCGGCGCGATGCGCTACGCGGGACAGAAGTGCACCGCGACGTCACGTGTCATCGTCGAGGACGCAGTGGAGGCGGAATTTCTTTCGCTGCTTGCTGCTGCCGTCGGGGCACTGCCATTGGGGCCCGTCGACGATCTCGCGAGTGCGGTCGGACCACTGATCTCGGCCGAATCGCGAGCGCGGATCGAGCAGGCGCTGGCCGACTCGCCGGCAGAACTCCTGTTCGGCGGGGTCCTCCCCGAAGCGCCGCAGTACCAGCAAGGTCACTGGTTTGCGCCGCGGGCGGTCCGGCTGGATCGCAGCGACCATCCACTCGCCCGTCGCGAACTATTCGGACCGGTGCTCGGCGTGCTGAGCGCTCACGATCTCGATCACGCCGTCGCCCTCGCCAACGACACACCGTTCGGCCTCTCTGCTTCGCTTTTCACCCGTGATCTCGCGAGCGCCCTGAGCTATGTTCGCCGAATCGAAGTAGGGCTGGTCCGGGTCAACGGCGACACCACCGGTGTCGACCCGCACGCGCCGTTCGGCGGGATGAAATCGTCCTCGTCGGGAAGCCGGGAGCAGGGTCGCGCCGCCCGAGACTTTTACACCGAGACTCGTACCGTACAGATTCATCCTTGA
- a CDS encoding CopD family protein: MTSASAPLFPVVRGLIATTLLLLVGVILAEGIVARRVTGRDAAVDAELRGWFTRLPGLLGWFMLMLSLGRAALQLLSFVDPGESVTTDLIRGMLWQGSWGNAWVLQTSAAFALLTTSWLLRNNERVRRPVTVLLVAALLWSETGMGHAADALWGPWLGRIVSMTHLIGGGYWLGTLGALALIVFPALRGDSHLPTLAAVVRDFSVPARIGAALLLISGVRSTWTDAGSLAAIPTTTWGQLLIAKVACLAGVAAIGWWNWKVVTPGLERGLPIAPSRLRRAVVIELSLGLVMLAITAFLIAAPLPVHAS; this comes from the coding sequence ATGACATCCGCCAGCGCCCCGCTCTTCCCCGTCGTCCGTGGCCTGATCGCGACGACCCTGCTCTTGCTCGTCGGCGTCATCCTGGCCGAGGGGATTGTCGCCCGTCGAGTCACCGGTCGCGATGCTGCGGTCGATGCCGAACTCCGTGGCTGGTTCACCCGGCTTCCCGGCTTGCTGGGCTGGTTCATGCTGATGCTCTCGCTCGGGCGCGCCGCATTGCAGCTCCTCTCGTTCGTCGATCCAGGCGAATCGGTGACGACCGACCTGATCCGCGGGATGCTCTGGCAAGGGAGCTGGGGCAACGCGTGGGTGCTGCAGACGAGCGCGGCCTTTGCACTGCTCACGACCAGTTGGTTGCTACGCAACAATGAGCGAGTACGCCGCCCCGTCACCGTGCTCCTGGTCGCGGCCCTGTTGTGGAGCGAGACCGGCATGGGGCACGCGGCCGATGCGCTGTGGGGCCCCTGGCTCGGCCGCATCGTGTCAATGACCCACCTCATCGGTGGTGGCTACTGGCTCGGCACTCTTGGCGCACTGGCACTGATCGTCTTTCCCGCGCTGCGCGGTGATTCGCACTTGCCGACGCTCGCTGCCGTCGTACGCGACTTCTCGGTGCCAGCACGGATCGGCGCAGCGCTGCTCCTGATCTCAGGGGTGCGCTCGACCTGGACCGATGCCGGGTCGCTCGCGGCGATCCCGACGACCACGTGGGGTCAACTGCTGATCGCGAAGGTGGCCTGCCTGGCCGGTGTTGCCGCGATCGGCTGGTGGAACTGGAAGGTGGTCACCCCAGGACTCGAACGCGGTCTGCCGATCGCACCATCGCGCCTGCGACGCGCCGTCGTCATCGAGCTCTCACTCGGCCTGGTGATGCTCGCCATCACGGCATTCCTGATTGCGGCTCCGCTGCCCGTCCACGCCTCGTGA
- a CDS encoding transcriptional repressor, producing MERNTRQRGAIRRVFQRSDRPLGMGEVLAGARSEVAGLGIATVYRNIRILIDEAWLVPVELPGQPPRYELQGKPHHHHFHCRQCDRVFDAPGCLDMLDQLVPTGCRLEAHEIILNGTCVDCLMAS from the coding sequence ATGGAACGTAATACCAGACAGCGCGGAGCGATCCGTCGCGTGTTCCAGCGCAGCGATCGCCCGCTCGGTATGGGCGAAGTCCTTGCCGGCGCGAGGAGCGAAGTCGCTGGACTCGGCATCGCCACTGTATATCGCAACATCAGGATCCTGATTGACGAAGCGTGGCTGGTGCCGGTCGAATTACCGGGTCAGCCCCCTCGTTATGAACTCCAGGGCAAGCCGCACCACCACCATTTTCATTGCCGCCAGTGTGACCGTGTCTTCGACGCACCGGGCTGCCTCGACATGCTTGACCAGCTGGTCCCCACGGGATGCCGCCTTGAAGCTCACGAGATCATCCTCAACGGCACCTGCGTCGATTGCCTGATGGCCTCCTGA
- a CDS encoding FAD/NAD(P)-binding oxidoreductase, translated as MSDRRRVDIVVIGAGPAGLAAAASAAARGRRVLVIDQGLRPGGQVWRHQRETELPTRARALMVRARNAGATFAAEARVVDINSPHELIVDFRGRIAPVGTECIILATGAKERFLPFPGWTLPGVMGVGGLQSFCKSGLRMTGKRVVIGGTGPLLLPVAAALAHAGADVRFVAEQAGSVALLRFAASLSSSPAKLLEGVRYRGAFLSTPYRTNSWIVRAAGEGRLRSVTVQIGKRMEEFDCDFAGAAMGLVPNTELAQLLGCTMREDAIATEALQQTSIAGVWAAGECTGVKGDDAGIAEGEIAGCAAAGDLRAARHATLAGRRDAGRRFAARLAATFAPRREVLTLAADDTILCRCEDVACGAIQPEWSQRQAKLWTRVGMGACQGAVCGPACSAMFGWQPNAVRPPLQSPEVGGWSAALTHDD; from the coding sequence GTGAGCGATCGTCGCCGCGTCGATATCGTCGTCATCGGAGCGGGCCCTGCCGGGCTGGCAGCCGCGGCGTCGGCCGCTGCCCGTGGCCGCCGGGTGCTGGTGATCGACCAGGGGCTGCGACCAGGTGGCCAGGTCTGGCGGCATCAGCGCGAGACGGAGCTGCCGACCCGTGCACGAGCGCTGATGGTGCGCGCGCGCAATGCCGGGGCGACCTTCGCCGCCGAGGCGCGTGTCGTCGATATCAACTCGCCGCACGAGCTCATCGTCGACTTCCGCGGGCGCATCGCCCCGGTCGGCACGGAATGCATCATCCTGGCGACTGGCGCCAAGGAGAGATTCCTCCCCTTTCCGGGCTGGACACTCCCCGGCGTGATGGGTGTCGGTGGTTTGCAATCGTTCTGCAAATCCGGGTTGCGGATGACCGGCAAGCGCGTCGTCATCGGTGGCACAGGGCCGCTCCTGCTCCCCGTGGCGGCAGCGCTCGCACACGCCGGGGCAGATGTGCGCTTCGTGGCGGAGCAGGCCGGGAGCGTCGCGCTGTTGCGCTTCGCCGCGTCGCTCAGTTCCTCACCGGCGAAACTGCTCGAGGGCGTTCGCTATCGCGGGGCGTTTCTTTCGACACCGTATCGCACGAATAGCTGGATTGTCCGCGCGGCGGGCGAAGGTCGACTGCGCAGCGTCACGGTACAGATCGGAAAGCGCATGGAGGAGTTCGACTGTGATTTCGCCGGCGCCGCGATGGGTCTGGTGCCGAACACCGAACTCGCGCAGTTGCTCGGCTGCACCATGCGAGAGGACGCGATCGCCACGGAAGCACTGCAGCAGACCAGCATCGCCGGCGTGTGGGCGGCAGGGGAGTGCACTGGAGTGAAGGGCGATGACGCCGGGATCGCGGAAGGAGAGATTGCCGGTTGTGCTGCGGCCGGAGATCTTCGCGCGGCACGACATGCGACCCTCGCCGGGCGTCGTGACGCGGGTCGTCGCTTTGCTGCCCGGCTTGCAGCCACCTTCGCGCCGCGTCGCGAGGTGCTCACGCTCGCCGCGGATGATACCATCCTCTGCCGCTGTGAGGATGTGGCGTGTGGCGCGATCCAGCCGGAGTGGAGTCAGCGGCAGGCAAAGCTCTGGACGCGCGTCGGGATGGGAGCCTGTCAGGGCGCCGTCTGCGGCCCGGCGTGCAGCGCCATGTTCGGATGGCAGCCCAACGCAGTGCGCCCGCCGCTGCAGTCGCCCGAGGTCGGCGGCTGGAGCGCCGCCCTCACGCACGACGACTAA
- a CDS encoding FAD-dependent oxidoreductase, with protein sequence MNTSSAPDVTVIGAGLVGAATALRLAETGLQVLLVDADFAGGGSTGAAMGHIVAMDDSPAQLALCADSRRRWDVLSESLPAAAECDRCGTLWLAANDEELDAASQRVAGYTAQGIDAAVLGQRELMAVEPHLASGLAGALLVPGDLVVYPPTIARELVLRAVARGARLREHASVSALAAREVRFADGSRLATGAIVIAAGVASAGLVPGLPIIPRKGHLVITDRQPGLVQHQLVELGYLQSAHTFGAASVAFNVQPRRTGQLLIGSSRELVGLDAAVNRPLLARMLARAQQFIPRLREARAVRTWTGFRPTTPDKLPLIGRWPSLPDLWIAAGHEGLGITMAPGTAEMIVAGILGQTPAVDPSPFRPERPMPQFESEAA encoded by the coding sequence ATGAACACGAGTAGCGCGCCCGATGTAACCGTCATCGGTGCCGGCCTGGTGGGCGCGGCGACCGCGCTCCGGCTCGCCGAGACCGGCCTGCAGGTGCTGCTCGTCGACGCCGATTTTGCAGGCGGCGGCAGCACCGGCGCGGCGATGGGTCACATCGTGGCGATGGACGATTCCCCCGCGCAGCTGGCGCTCTGCGCCGACTCGCGCCGTCGCTGGGACGTGCTCAGCGAATCCTTGCCTGCGGCGGCAGAGTGCGATCGCTGCGGCACGCTCTGGCTCGCCGCCAACGACGAGGAGCTCGACGCGGCGTCGCAACGCGTGGCGGGATACACGGCGCAGGGGATCGACGCCGCAGTGCTCGGCCAGCGCGAGCTGATGGCCGTGGAGCCGCATCTTGCTTCGGGGCTGGCGGGCGCGTTGCTCGTCCCGGGCGACCTCGTCGTGTATCCGCCCACCATCGCCCGCGAACTGGTGTTGCGTGCAGTGGCACGTGGCGCCCGGCTGCGCGAGCACGCGTCGGTGAGCGCGCTCGCAGCCCGCGAGGTGCGCTTTGCTGACGGGAGCCGCCTCGCGACGGGTGCTATCGTGATTGCGGCCGGCGTCGCTTCCGCTGGCCTCGTCCCCGGGTTACCGATCATTCCTCGCAAGGGGCACCTGGTGATCACCGATCGCCAGCCTGGGCTGGTGCAGCATCAGCTGGTAGAACTCGGCTACCTGCAGAGTGCCCACACCTTTGGCGCGGCATCGGTTGCGTTCAACGTGCAGCCGCGACGCACCGGCCAGCTGCTGATCGGCTCGTCGCGCGAACTCGTGGGCCTCGATGCTGCGGTCAATCGGCCACTGCTCGCGCGCATGCTCGCCCGTGCCCAGCAATTCATTCCCCGGTTGCGCGAGGCGCGTGCGGTGCGGACCTGGACAGGCTTCCGCCCGACGACACCCGACAAGCTTCCCCTCATCGGACGGTGGCCCTCGCTGCCCGACCTGTGGATCGCTGCCGGACACGAGGGGCTGGGCATCACGATGGCGCCGGGAACGGCCGAAATGATTGTGGCGGGAATTCTGGGACAAACCCCAGCAGTCGACCCGTCGCCATTCCGCCCTGAACGACCGATGCCGCAGTTCGAGTCGGAGGCCGCGTGA
- a CDS encoding MarR family transcriptional regulator, which produces MARAHRARLGALLAPHGVHPGQDLLLLAIWDEPGLRQATLAARLGVEPPTVTRMVQRLERSGLLERRRDPHDARVLRIHPTTRSRLIEGTVRRVWSDVDAALVAALGEADGERLRRLAEAVTQALRAP; this is translated from the coding sequence ATGGCTCGCGCCCACCGGGCACGCCTTGGTGCGCTGCTGGCACCGCACGGCGTGCATCCGGGACAGGATCTGCTGCTGCTGGCGATCTGGGATGAACCTGGGCTACGCCAGGCGACCCTCGCCGCGCGGCTCGGTGTCGAGCCGCCGACAGTCACCCGCATGGTGCAGCGTCTCGAGCGGAGTGGCCTGCTCGAGCGCCGGCGCGATCCCCACGATGCCCGGGTGTTGCGGATTCATCCCACGACGCGTTCGCGGCTGATCGAAGGCACCGTCCGACGGGTGTGGAGCGATGTCGATGCCGCGCTCGTCGCGGCGCTCGGAGAAGCCGATGGCGAGCGACTGCGACGGCTTGCCGAGGCGGTGACGCAGGCGCTGCGCGCGCCTTAG